A segment of the Silvanigrella paludirubra genome:
GAAAAGATTTATATCATTTCTAAGAATTTGATTCTTTTATTTGTTGCGCAAAATAGGCCCATTCGTTTTCACTTAAATCAGTTACATGTGGACTCATAATTTGGTTATTTGTATCCAAATGCTTTAAATTCCATGCGCAATGACCTAATTCATGTGCAATTAAATTTAGTCTTTTTTCTTCATCTAATAATTCCCATTTGCTTCTATCAATAAAAATTTTCCTTGAGGTTACTTCATTATTTAAGGTATTTTTTTTACATACACCCAAAATATCTTTTGAAGAGTCACGTGAAAAACTATTTACTTCATTTGATGAATCGTTCTTATGTAAAATAAGACTTACATTATTTATTTTTTCAATTTGTGAAGGATTAATATTTAGTTTTAATAATTTTTCTTTTAGATTTTTAAGATATATTAAAAACTCAGAGTCTACAACAATTTCATCTTTAACATCACTTGAGTTTTTATTTTGGTTAACACTTTCATTAGAAGATTTGCCACATCCTACAAAACATAATAATGTAAATACAAAAAAAGGTATCATTTTTTTCATAATATATCCTTATTTATTTTTTTTTGATTTAAAATAATTAATTTCTATTAGAGGCTCATTTTAATTTATTATATAAATATTTTTGGTACGAAATAGGAGGATCAAACTCCATATGCTTTTTAGCCTTTTGCACCTGAAACGAGCACGTTTATCAGTTAGCTACCTCCCTATTTATTTCTTATGAAAATAAATCATAAAAAATGAACATATAATTGCTAAATAAAGCAATCAAAACGAATATCCAAAACTAATTTTTGAATCTATTTGCAATCCATTTAATTTACCAAATATATATCCTAATCCTAATTTTAAATCAAATAAAAAACCGTAATCTATTTTATAGACAGGCCCTATGAATGTTTGTATTCCAACTCCATATTTATTTGATTCCTGATATTTACCTTTTAAGTAAACAAAATTTGAAAGAAGGTTAGTTTCTAAATCCAAATTTTCGGTAAATTTAAAAATTTGCAGATGCACTCCTAACCCAGATCTTATAAAATATCCAGTATCTTTAAATTTTTCTTCATTTTTTATATTATTTTGTGAATATGGGATGTTATAAACTATTTCTACTGTTTCCATTTTATTAACATTTGCATAATCAAAATTTAATATTATAAACTTATACTTAAAGGAAGTAGATGAATATAAAAAACTATTTTGAGGCAAGTTTAAATTATTCAATTGATCATTTGATAAATTACCAAATGATTTTAAATAACCAACCCCCGTCCGTATTTGAAAATTATTCTCATTACTATTAGAATTAGAAGAGTCCTCTTTTAATATCTTGTCTTGTTTTTTTTCCTCTTTCTTTAATGGTTGTATATCATAATTATTTTCTTTGGCTTTGTATGGGTTTGGAAGAGTTATTGGTATTTTTTGTTTAATTTGAAATTGATTAAAATAGACTTTTAATACTTCTTGAGACTCAGACGGGTGAATTTTTTGAATTTCAAAACTCTCATCTTTGCAGTATAGCCCCAGGTAAATTGGAATTCCCGAGGGAGTATAAAATAAATTTACATTTTTGTATTGAGATCCATTGATATATAATAAACAATCTTCTTTATTTTGCATTCTCTCAATAATAATTTTAGTTTTTAAAGCAGTTCTATTTTCTTTTAAACCTAATGCTAATTTTTTAGCGATAGAAAAATTAATATGTTTAGATATTTCATTAGGAAGCTCTTTTTTTTCATTTTGAGATAATAAAGATTGTAATGAATAAATATCATCTTTAATTATGCCATTTAAAAATAAATAATTATTTATTGGTGTTTCTGCATTACCTATTCTCAAATCAAGCTGAATAGACTCCTTTAAATCAATCAAATTTTTTTCTATTTGTTCCGTATTTAAATTATTTTCATTTTTTTCATATAATAAAATGGTATCATCTAGTATTTTTGTTGAATTTTGGTTACTAAAGACTTTAAAATTCATCAATAAAAACATGAATATTATAAACACTTTAAAAATATATCTTATAACCATAAAATATCTTTCATTTAATTAATAAAAAATCAATTGTGTATTATATATACACAATCAGATAAATTTGTTTATATTATTGACAAATTATTTCAGATACAGACTTTTAAAATTTCAAAATTACCCTAACACAATGATATTAATTTATTTTTAAAAATTGGCACGGATCTTTCTTATACAAAATTAAGAATAACACTTCATGTTATTTCTCTCTATTTTCCAAAAAAGTGAGCTAAATAATGAATTTTTCAATTAAAAAACACATTAGTAACATATCATTAATGAATTTATTTATTCCTTTATTTTTTATAACTTCATTATTTTATTGTGTATTTTTAAGTTTTCAAGAAAGAAGAAAATACGCTCTACTACAAAAAAATATGGCTGATATTTCAGTTATTTATCCTAATGATGTGCCTGAAGTTTCAAATGAAAATATAGACCTTGCTATGGCACTTTTTTCCATAGATATAGATGAAAATATAGAATACCCCATATTCAATGATGAGTTACCTTACAGGGGACTTACTTTAGGGAATGCTTTTTCAAAAAATAAGGAAGTTTTAATTGGAAAAATGGCTTTTGAAAGCTGGGGAATTCTAGGCTCAACTTTGGCTCATGAAATCGAAATTCATGGAAAACAATCCTTTTTAGAAATTGAAATATTAAATTATTTATATTCTCTTAAAACAATTCCCGAGAAATTTATAGCAAATTTTATTCCTAATTCATTTAAATTAAATTATGGTAATTTAGGATATGGATCTTATATGGCTGAAAAAGAAGCTTACAATCATGAATTAAACTCTAAGAAAAGATTTAATTTAAACAAAAATGAAATATATGCTATTAAGTATACATTAGAAAACGATCTAATTTAAATTACCTTATTTGTGGATGTATTGGCGGACAAATTCCAATAGTATTATCTGACTTATAAATATTATTTTTATTATAATTATTATTTATATTTGAGTTTTTTTCAATATTATTATTTTCAAAAGAATAACCATTATTTCGACCAATAAAAGTATTAATAGATATTTTATAATCTTTTCCTTCTTTAATTTTTATAGAATTATTGTAATTATATGAAGGAAAATCACATTGATTAGAAATATTTTGCTCATAGTTATAATTAGGTTGTTTTTTATTTTTTAAATAATTTTTTGAAGGAAAAATATTCAAATCCCCCTCTATTTTTTCATATCTAGATTTAACAGGTAGATCAGATTCTGTATGATCTTCATATTCGATATTATCCTTGGGTAAAAACATTTCTAAAGAATTTAAACTATTAGAATATACCTTTATAGAAAAGAATAAAATATTAATTAAAATAATAATATATATTTTCATGACAATTCCTAATATTAATCCATTTAATTGATTTTTATTAACTTTAAAAACCAATTAAATAGCTTTATCAAATTTTTTATTTTTTTTCAATTAATAGATGAAACACTTATGGAGAATCATTCTATTCTGTATTTAATTTTTTGGATTTTTTGTCTAATTGATATTTTTCACATTTCATAATTAAACTTGCCCTACTTATTCCAAGCTTAATTGCAGCTTTGCTTTTATTCCAATTTTCCTTTTCTAAATTAGCAAATATCATTTCTTTTTCTAGCTGTTCTATAGCTACTTTTAAATTCCCTTCTTTATTAATTCCTTTAAATTTTTCCTCTTTATCTTGAATTCCAAAAATTCTTTCTGAAAGTAAATCATCACTAATTTCTTCATTTTCTCCTGACAAAACACAAAGCCTTTCTACTTCATTTTCTAATTCTCTTACATTACCAGGCCAAGCATATTTTTCCATTCGATATAAACATCCTGATGAAATTTTTTTAACTTTCGTATTATTTAATTTACTATAGTTATCTAAAAATTTTTTTATCAAAAGAGGAATATCTTCAATTCTTTCTTTTAATGAAGGCAATTTAACATTAATTACATTTAATCGATAATAAAGATCTTCACGAAAAGTTCCATTTTTTACCATGAGCTCTAAATTTTTATTTGTTGCTGCTAAAATTCTAACATCTACTTGTTTTTGCTCTGTTCCTCCAACAGGAATAAAAGTACCTTCTTGCAAAATTCGCAATAATTTAACTTGCATTGTTGTAGAAGTATCACCTATTTCATCTAAAAAAAGTGTGCCCTTATCTGCTAACTCAAATAAACCTTTTTTATCTTTTATTGCATTGGTAAATGAACCTTTAACATGACCAAATAATTCTGTTTCTAATAAGTTATCATTTATGGCACCACAATTTTGAATAATAAAATTTTTAGATTTTCTTTTTGAATTTACATGAATTGCTTTAGCAATTCCTTCTTTACCAGTACCATTTTCTCCCGTTATTAAAATAGTTGCTTCGCTTTCACTTATTTTAGATAATAGCTTAAACACTTCTTGCATAGCAGAACTTTTTCCAACAATATTATTAAAGTTCCAATCTTTTTTTAGGCTAGATGATATAGCATTTATTTCATCTTTATTATCTAAAATTGATTTTCTTAGCTGTATAATTTCATCTAGAACGACTTGCAATAACTCTTCTAAATATTTAACTTCTTTCATAGATAAAACAGGTAATTCATTAATATAAGACTCTAATTCAGTTGATTCCTTTATAAATGATTTTTTTAAATAGTTACGTAATTTACTTTTTTGTTCTTCAACAGTCTCTTCAATTATAAATCCATCAGCAAAAATACATCCTAAATATTTGTCACCTAATTTTAATGGTAATGAAATAGTAGAGAAACCTGCATGACATGTTGAAATTAATTGTTCATTTGCTTCTTCAGATTCAATTGTTGTTACTCTAGCAACATTTACACAGTCTTTAAAAGACTCATTATTTTCTGTTATTAATTTGCATATTGGGTTTTTTGGATTAAAAAATCTACCCTGAGGGACTCCTCTTAAAAATCCTTTTTCATCTGTAAAATTTAATTGGATATTCCACCAACTTCCAATAATTTGCTTTAATCTCTTAACAATATTAAGGTTTTCGAAATGATCGAAATTGAATTCAATCTCTTCAGCCACTTAGTATCCCCCAAAATGAGGTCTTATTTTACAACTCATTCATTTCGGAGAAAAATGAAAAAACTTTAATCAATTTGAAAAAAAAATAAACAGTTTTGTTAAATGCAAAATAAAAAGTCGTTAAAAAAAAGGAAAAATTGACTTGACGCAAAATCATTTTATTTGCATAATTGCCTTAGCCTCGAGTAGTTTTTGTTAAATAATATGGCAGAACCTACAATTAATGTATTAGGAAGCTAAAGGTTTTTTGGTGCGCACGCCCTCCGGCCAAGTACGATTGAGGGAAGCCTAAAGAGAAATCACGAAGCATCCACTTTTTAGGAAGTGGGTTTCTCCTATCATAAAAAAGTACTTGAGGTGTTTTTTTATTCCTCTAAAATATCTTTTTATTTCCATCAAAACATTTATTTTATATTAAAAATTACAAATAAAAATTTAATTTTATACTTTTCAAAAATCTGCCTAAAAAAATAACTCGATTTCATTGTTATGTTCACTTAATATCCCCTCGACTAAAAAAGGATCCTTACAAATTTTAAGTTTTGTAACTATGGATTTACAAAAGGAGACTCTCATGAATAACGAATATTCTGGAATTGCAAATATTAATGGGCAAATAACGGATCTAAATGAGGCAAAAATATCTTTATCCGATAGAGGTTTTTTATTTGGACATTCTATTTTTGAAACATTACTTATTAAAAATGGAAATATAATTAGCTGGGATTATCATTTTGAACGCATGAAATTTAGTTGCCATGAAGCATTTATTCAAATTCCTAATGAAGAAATACTTTTTGAATGGGCCTCTGAAGCTGTTAAAGAAAATATAAAAAAATCAGGTGTTATAAATGAAAAAGCACAATTAAGAATTATCATTACTGGTGGTAATTCTTTTGATCTTTTTATTAAAAAAGAAAATGAATTGTTACCAAAACCTAATATTATCATTATTTGTCGCAATGTAACAGGACCAACTAAAGATAATTATACAAATGGAATTTCATTGAAATCTATTCCTGATCTAAGATCGCCAGCTCTTATCGAAATAAAAAGCTGTTCTTATTTATATAATTTAATTTCTATAGAAAAGTCTAGATTAGAAGGATTCAATGATGCATTATTTTATAATTCAAATAATATAATAACAGAATCTACAACATCAAACTTTATATGGTTTAATGAAGATTTAATAGTAAGATCTATTGCATTTAATGGATCCTGTCTTGCTGGAGTTACCTTAAGTAGACTTATCTCTGGATTAAAAAAAATGAAAATATCATTTGACTGGAGCGAATTAAATCGTACAAATATATCCACTGTTAAAGGATGCGGTATTATTTCATCAATTCGTGGAATTCTTCCTATCAATCAAATTGATGATAATCATTTTGACATCCAATCTTATAAATATTTCTTTGAAAAGCTAAATTTAGCCCTTCAAAGTGAAGAATCCTAAGGCACAAATAATGAGAGTAATTGCTGGGCAATACAAACGCCGACTTTTAAATACCTTACCAGGAAATGATGTTACAAGACCAACATCAGACAGAGTGAAAGAAAGTATTTTTAATATCATTTCAAACGAAATACCTAATGCAAACGTATTAGATCTTTTTGCAGGAAGCGGCTCTTTAGGGATTGAATGCTTAAGCAGAGGAGCCAATAAAGCTATTTTTGTCGAAAATAACATAAATGCTTCCAAAAATATTCAGTTTAATCTTGATAATTTAAAAATAAATTCGAATGATTATTTATTATTTAAACAAGATGCTTCCAAATTTTTAAACTCCAGTAATTTCGATTTTAAAATTGATATTATTTTTATTGATCCTCCTTATCTTTCAAATTGGTATGAAAATGCACTTATGGAAATTGAGCAATCTAATATTTGCAATCAATTTTGCACTGTCATTTTTGAAATGCCCACAAATTCAAAAATTCAATTACAATCCAATTCTCAGAGTTGGACTAAAGACGATGAGCGAATTTATGGAAAAACCAAAATTGAAATTTGGCGGAGAGGACAAACTGAATGAAAAAAAACTTTATTTTAACAATAATATCATTATCTTTTTCAATCGCAACTTTAAGTGGTTGCAGCACTCCTTCGAATTCTTCAAATAGTATAAATTATATTATTTCAGGCAATAAATACGCAGAAAAAGGTGATTTTGCAAAATCAGCAGAGCAGTATAAACTCGCATTAAAGCAAGAACCTGACTCAAATACAGCAAAAAGAAACCTAGGATTGGTCCTTGTAAAAATTAGCAAGTATAAAGAAGCCGTTGCTTTATTAAATGATGTTGCCCCTAATTATCCTAAAGATTCTGAGCTTTATTACTTTTTAGGCGAAGCAAATAGAGGTATTGGTTTTGAAAAAGAATCAATTAAAGCTTATCAATATGCTTTAAATTTGAATCCAAATGATCTTAGAACGATTAAATCCTTAAGTTGGGTTTATCTTAAAATTGGAAATTATGATCAAGCTGAAAATCTAATTAAAAAGAGTTATGATAAAAACCCACTAGATCTTCAGCTAATGCTAATTATGACTAGTATAGATGTAAAAAAAGAGCGCTTTACAAAAGCAATAAAAGAAATGCAAGAATTTGAAAAATCAGAATACAAAATTGTAAGCCGCGACCAGACAACAGCAGAAACAGAAAAAATTCTATTATTAAATGTTCTTGGCAATGCCTATGCCGGGATTAATGATTGCAATAAAGCACAAAAAATATTTGATATAGTATTAAAATCAAGACCTTTCCTAGCACCAACCTTAACCGATTCCGCCAAATGCGACCTCAAAACAAACAATACGATTCAAGCAAGAGGCAAACTTGAAAAAGCGTACTCTTCTGAACCCGATTACCCTGAAACTCTTTTTCTATTAGGCAAAATTTATACAAACCATGACCCTAAAAAAGCTGCTTTTTACTACAAAAAATTCATAGAAATCAGTTCTGATGATAAAAACTTTGAAATGGAAAGCAAACAAGCACAGGCTTCTTTAGAACAGCTGCAAGCTAAAAACTTCGACTCAAGTAAGAAATCTGATTGACGCTTGTTTCAGATTAGATAACTATAATAAGCGCATGAACCCTTCAAGGGTTGAAGATTATTTGTCACAAAATAAACCAAATGAAAGAAAGGTATCAAACGATGAAACTCTCATCAGAACAACTCGAACGTCTCGCAGAGCGTGTATTTAAAGTGCTAAAGTGTTCTGGTCATATCGAACTTGACTATGATACCGAAGAACGAATTGAAGAAAAAGTGATTGAACAAATCACAAATGTTCTTGAAGACGACTCCAGAACAGAAGACAGACTATCTCGCGAAGCAGAGCGCCTAGTTCAACAACAAAGCCAAATCGCAAAATCATCAGGCAAAAGCTATGAAAATCTTGTAGACGAAGTAAAAATTCGTTTAGCAAAATCAAAAAGAGTCATTCTTGGAGATGATCCAGAACGTGCCGACTCCCTAGCTGAAAAAGTTTTAAAAGCAATATGGAAGATCGACAGCCTTGATTTCTTTAGCGAAGACATGAAAGTGCAAAATTGCATTGCCCGTGCTATCCATCGTTTCCGTCTAGAAGACGATCGTATCATTGAAGCTGTTGAAAAAATCGTTAATAAGAAAAGTGGAGAAGAACCATACAGCCATGCTTGGTGCATAGCTTATGATAAGTGCT
Coding sequences within it:
- a CDS encoding sigma 54-interacting transcriptional regulator, whose amino-acid sequence is MAEEIEFNFDHFENLNIVKRLKQIIGSWWNIQLNFTDEKGFLRGVPQGRFFNPKNPICKLITENNESFKDCVNVARVTTIESEEANEQLISTCHAGFSTISLPLKLGDKYLGCIFADGFIIEETVEEQKSKLRNYLKKSFIKESTELESYINELPVLSMKEVKYLEELLQVVLDEIIQLRKSILDNKDEINAISSSLKKDWNFNNIVGKSSAMQEVFKLLSKISESEATILITGENGTGKEGIAKAIHVNSKRKSKNFIIQNCGAINDNLLETELFGHVKGSFTNAIKDKKGLFELADKGTLFLDEIGDTSTTMQVKLLRILQEGTFIPVGGTEQKQVDVRILAATNKNLELMVKNGTFREDLYYRLNVINVKLPSLKERIEDIPLLIKKFLDNYSKLNNTKVKKISSGCLYRMEKYAWPGNVRELENEVERLCVLSGENEEISDDLLSERIFGIQDKEEKFKGINKEGNLKVAIEQLEKEMIFANLEKENWNKSKAAIKLGISRASLIMKCEKYQLDKKSKKLNTE
- a CDS encoding aminotransferase class IV produces the protein MNNEYSGIANINGQITDLNEAKISLSDRGFLFGHSIFETLLIKNGNIISWDYHFERMKFSCHEAFIQIPNEEILFEWASEAVKENIKKSGVINEKAQLRIIITGGNSFDLFIKKENELLPKPNIIIICRNVTGPTKDNYTNGISLKSIPDLRSPALIEIKSCSYLYNLISIEKSRLEGFNDALFYNSNNIITESTTSNFIWFNEDLIVRSIAFNGSCLAGVTLSRLISGLKKMKISFDWSELNRTNISTVKGCGIISSIRGILPINQIDDNHFDIQSYKYFFEKLNLALQSEES
- the rsmD gene encoding 16S rRNA (guanine(966)-N(2))-methyltransferase RsmD encodes the protein MRVIAGQYKRRLLNTLPGNDVTRPTSDRVKESIFNIISNEIPNANVLDLFAGSGSLGIECLSRGANKAIFVENNINASKNIQFNLDNLKINSNDYLLFKQDASKFLNSSNFDFKIDIIFIDPPYLSNWYENALMEIEQSNICNQFCTVIFEMPTNSKIQLQSNSQSWTKDDERIYGKTKIEIWRRGQTE
- a CDS encoding tetratricopeptide repeat protein, with the translated sequence MKKNFILTIISLSFSIATLSGCSTPSNSSNSINYIISGNKYAEKGDFAKSAEQYKLALKQEPDSNTAKRNLGLVLVKISKYKEAVALLNDVAPNYPKDSELYYFLGEANRGIGFEKESIKAYQYALNLNPNDLRTIKSLSWVYLKIGNYDQAENLIKKSYDKNPLDLQLMLIMTSIDVKKERFTKAIKEMQEFEKSEYKIVSRDQTTAETEKILLLNVLGNAYAGINDCNKAQKIFDIVLKSRPFLAPTLTDSAKCDLKTNNTIQARGKLEKAYSSEPDYPETLFLLGKIYTNHDPKKAAFYYKKFIEISSDDKNFEMESKQAQASLEQLQAKNFDSSKKSD
- a CDS encoding DUF507 family protein; the protein is MKLSSEQLERLAERVFKVLKCSGHIELDYDTEERIEEKVIEQITNVLEDDSRTEDRLSREAERLVQQQSQIAKSSGKSYENLVDEVKIRLAKSKRVILGDDPERADSLAEKVLKAIWKIDSLDFFSEDMKVQNCIARAIHRFRLEDDRIIEAVEKIVNKKSGEEPYSHAWCIAYDKCYNEVRQRIANQKSSDESPSMGG